DNA sequence from the Calditrichota bacterium genome:
ATTTTGATCAGGAAAAGGCAAAAGTCGTTTTCAACGGTGATTGGCTGTTGAATTTGAAATATATTGATTTTTTGCGCGATATTGGTAAACATTTCAGCGTTAATCGCATGTTGGCGGCTGAATCCTACAAAATTCGTCTGGAAACCGGATTGTCTTTTCTGGAGTTTAATTATCAGTTGCTGCAAGCGTACGATTTTCTAATGCTTTTTCAGAAGCACAATTGCCGTTTGCAAATGGGCGGCGATGATCAATGGGGCAATATTGTCGCCGGAATTGATTTGATTCGGCGCATCGAAGGAAAGCAGGCTTACGGATTGACTTTTCCGTTGCTGGTGACGGCCGGCGGCCAAAAAATGGGAAAAACTGCTAAAGGCGCCTTGTGGCTGGATGCAAACAAAACGTCGCCTTATGATTTTTACCAATATTGGATCAATGTAGATGATCTGGATGTGGAAAAATTTCTGGCATTTTTCACATTTCTTCCTATGGACGAGGTGAAAAAATTAGGTTCGCTGCAGGGAGCTGATTTGAGAAAAGCGAAACAGATTCTTGCTTTTGAGGCGACAAAGATTACTCACGGCGAGAAAGAAGCAAAAAAAGCCGAGGAAGCAGCACGAGCAGCGTTTGGCAGCGGCGGCGGCGACATTGATGCCATGCCTGCGACAGATTTCGAGCGCACTGTTTTTGTCGATGGCATGAATGTGGTGGATTTGTTTTTCGAGACAAAATTAGCAAAATCAAAAAGCGATGCCCGGCGTTTGATTCAGCAGGGAGGTTGCTACATCAATGAAAAAAGGGTAGAAAGTATCGACAAAATGGTAAAATTCGCTGATTTTAAAGATGGGCAACTCATCCTTCGCGCCGGGAAAAAGAGATATCACCGAGTGAAAACCAAATAAATGCAAAAAAGTGAAAAAAAGACTTGACTATTTAAAAAAAATTGTTATCTTATACGACCCTTTAAAAAAATAGGGCGGGGCAATGGGGAAAAGATAATAAACTGAAAAAAACTTGACTGTTTGAAAAAAAAATGTTATCTCATTTTCTCCTGAAAAAATGCAAACCGGGTTTTGAAAAATATTAAAAAAGACTTGACAATTTCCCAAAAAATGTTATATTATAAAGCCCTTTGAAAAAAACGCGAAGGGCAAATTTTCAAAAGAAAAAAGTTGAAAAAGTAAAATTTTCTCTTGACTTTTAGAATTA
Encoded proteins:
- a CDS encoding tyrosine--tRNA ligase, with amino-acid sequence MDENVFDALRERGFIQQVTDEEALSSLLGSEKVVHYIGFDPTAESLHAGSLMPIMALMHMQRRGHVPIVIIGNGTAMIGDPSGKTEMRKMLFQQQIESNAQKLIEQLNRYLHFDQEKAKVVFNGDWLLNLKYIDFLRDIGKHFSVNRMLAAESYKIRLETGLSFLEFNYQLLQAYDFLMLFQKHNCRLQMGGDDQWGNIVAGIDLIRRIEGKQAYGLTFPLLVTAGGQKMGKTAKGALWLDANKTSPYDFYQYWINVDDLDVEKFLAFFTFLPMDEVKKLGSLQGADLRKAKQILAFEATKITHGEKEAKKAEEAARAAFGSGGGDIDAMPATDFERTVFVDGMNVVDLFFETKLAKSKSDARRLIQQGGCYINEKRVESIDKMVKFADFKDGQLILRAGKKRYHRVKTK